Proteins encoded together in one Plasmodium vivax chromosome 6, whole genome shotgun sequence window:
- a CDS encoding hypothetical protein, conserved (encoded by transcript PVX_111400A) codes for MVRLPPGLKHSWRSSLVHWKGGAPWGKRLYSSGSSGSSGSSSGNVLARDRARVGHRQGEGAGELHKYVCVVPYKNDNVLSLEEAYEEKYPHVVSENSIEVESNLKYIYKLLLTSRTVEQIRLLLHNKYCAYENNFINDVRSINWSAYIPFSSVFTEPQINVKSIKSRLFHTCMIKNIILNVIKKQQQVYIEKNGDENILLKKKKVTPSSLQPIKIHVLFRYNELKISVNISNDLNERLYFAHKSDSSLKSTIIASALLKMNIFNYTNGGKNLYVVDPFCNDGSILLEAFSILMTAPCGSPSVNYPILAFPMHSPSVFFEALNEVNMTPGKFTDGVFLLGVDDSKDHIRKANANLRRLFLTIPRCVNDEGDVQVGEKVPSSGEGENNLVRSGKWGEGENNLVRSGKRGEGENNLVRSGKWGEGENNSVRSEKGGEGENNSVRSEKGGDATSHFSTLGTQELNALFPNDGKVQKRSDYPAMGRKIKFVCMDFLKLHSVSENVIIITSILNVEEKKKKKLEKMLLRSQILNAFVFAPESYKERAKLKFKIVSRFVSDGQNIIFVQLFGQARRGVYDEMWEG; via the coding sequence ATGGTGAGACTTCCGCCAGGGTTGAAGCACAGTTGGCGCAGCAGTCTTGTGCATTggaaggggggggccccatgggggaagcggctcTACAGTAGCGGAAGCAGTGGaagcagcggcagcagcagTGGAAACGTCCTTGCCCGTGACCGCGCCCGTGTGGGACACCGCCAGGGCGAAGGCGCGGGGGAGCTGCACAAGTACGTGTGCGTCGTGCCGTACAAGAACGACAACGTGCTGTCGCTGGAGGAGGCGTACGAAGAGAAGTACCCCCACGTGGTCAGCGAAAACAGCATTGAGGTGGAATCCaatttgaaatatatttacaagtTGCTCCTAACCAGTCGAACGGTGGAACAAATCCGATTGCTGCTACACAACAAGTACTGtgcatatgaaaataattttattaatgacGTGAGGAGCATCAACTGGTCTGCATACATCCCCTTCAGCAGCGTCTTCACGGAGCCACAAATAAATGTGAAGAGCATAAAGTCCCGGCTGTTCCACACCTGCATGAtcaaaaatatcattttgaatGTTATTAAAAAGCAACAACAAGtgtatatagaaaaaaatggagatgaaaatattcttttgaagaagaagaaagtgACTCCCTCTTCTCTCCAGCCAATTAAAATACATGTCCTCTTCCGTTacaatgaattaaaaattagtGTAAACATAAGTAATGACTTAAATGAACGTTTGTACTTTGCACACAAAAGTGACAGCTCATTGAAAAGCACAATCATAGCTTCTGCTTTgctcaaaatgaacatttttaattacaccAATGGGGGAAAGAACTTATATGTTGTGGACCCCTTCTGTAATGATGGCAGCATTCTTTTGGAAgcgttttccattttaatgaCTGCCCCTTGTGGCTCCCCCAGTGTTAATTACCCCATTTTGGCATTTCCTATGCACTCCCCTTCTGTCTTTTTCGAAGCTTTAAATGAAGTGAACATGACTCCGGGGAAGTTCACCGATGGGGTGTTCCTCCTGGGGGTTGACGACAGTAAGGACCACATAAGAAAGGCGAATGCAAATTTGAGGAGGCTCTTCCTGACCATACCACGGTGTGTTAATGATGAGGGGGATGTGCAGGTGGGGGAAAAGGTCCCTTCGTCTGGAGAAGGGGAGAACAACTTGGTTAGAAGTGGGAAgtggggagaaggggagaaCAACTTGGTTAGAAGTGGGAAGCggggagaaggggagaaCAACTTGGTTAGAAGTGGGAAgtggggagaaggggagaaTAACTCGGTTCGAagtgaaaaggggggagaaggggagaaCAACTCGGTTCGAagtgaaaaggggggagatgcTACCTCCCATTTCAGCACACTTGGCACACAGGAACTGAACGCGTTGTTCCCCAACGATGGGAAAGTGCAAAAGAGAAGTGACTACCCCGCCATGGGGAGGAAGATAAAATTCGTGTGCATGGACTTCCTCAAACTACACAGTGTCAGCGAAAACGTTATCATCATTACGAGCATACTAAAtgtagaggaaaaaaaaaaaaaaaaattggagaaaATGCTCCTGCGCTCGCAGATTTTAAATGCCTTCGTGTTTGCCCCGGAGAGTTATAAAGAAAGGGCGAAGCTGAAGTTTAAGATCGTTTCTCGGTTTGTGTCCGATGGGCagaacatcatttttgtgcagCTCTTCGGGCAGGCTCGCCGCGGGGTGTACGACGAGATGTGGGAAGGGTGA
- a CDS encoding hypothetical protein (encoded by transcript PVX_111415A): protein MAQADANHLHHYNRRTITEDNSGVPHQWSNRKTSSRTSLKDMHKGYSFPLKFKKNDETGGEASVVEVQLDVKGATNEFGAPFSAEANKTQRGRRSTHLVEQTSELFCDDQVGASRSERRSSQGGDAKKGVAMKLADSHILSKLTRTLLQGIQAKVEEEGNEAGSELKSKRKGEEKPICRGRSSSAMRERNLWSAGDELGGESPTGGLPNGAKWTTLGSGSQGGVFRRKGRASHVGDGPTEGSALKGETLASAPQVGQQTAQQTAQQTAQQTAQQIAQQVVPQAVPQAVPQAVSQIAQQAERTFYVYQTEGQIPPSCESSELVGIAQQEGKGPAVGSKSVCFVDEGRHSGGGYANSVQAEGVYLRDSFQGGMGPYLLQESLITDGSGSVVGGGSVIGSGSMVGSSSVLGGGILVGSGADGVAYHFVDAGDVRGGGSASWVGSVDLGGYGGQQGVASQAVQANWSGHPQHGHQPSYAAHPQHGCHPHYANYEMTQTPAAASIRISSGGHPKGVPPPQKQSYRVPPPATFAKKSFFCNSSVRNKQLQGGKQWRGNKTEILIYPNGGRGHLVRSGHLERSGHLARNGGLPNEPRRNSPGRRESPLLLSSPNKATIRPPSSNVFIRTKSLQRRSGSGRKSKGSVSPLSGFSLGRQKSLPVRTPSRNASSSTPICTQEITYSCPSQGDCIAGVVGDQRVIKAFASTLPHGSHHSGLVIRQQSNSGGSCKREADEDVRSYINKCSTEVSSKVTDVGSPLGGQMDALNGKIGRLTSRIRSITAEKWNLSELARLYKVTRWSDEAVKRLLLHAVTASNAVIASN from the coding sequence ATGGCCCAGGCAGACGCGAACCACCTGCACCACTACAATAGGAGAACCATCACGGAGGATAACTCAGGTGTGCCGCACCAATGGAGCAACAGAAAGACCAGTTCGCGCACGTCCCTTAAGGACATGCACAAAGGGTACTCCTTCCCACtgaaatttaagaaaaatgacgaaacggggggagaggcaagCGTGGTGGAAGTGCAATTGGATGTAAAAGGAGCGACTAACGAATTTGGTGCTCCATTCTCCGCAGAGGCAAACAAAACACAGCGAGGAAGGAGGAGCACTCACCTGGTCGAGCAGACGTCCGAACTCTTTTGCGATGACCAGGTGGGAGCCTCGAGGAGTGAAAGACGAAGCAGCCAAGGGGGAGATGCAAAGAAAGGGGTGGCTATGAAACTCGCAGACAGCCACATACTGAGCAAACTCACGAGGACGCTGCTCCAGGGGATCCAGGCGAAGGTGGAAGAAGAGGGTAATGAGGCGGGGAGCGAACTTAAGAGTAAAcgcaaaggagaagaaaaacccATATGTAGAGGGCGCTCAAGCTCGGCGATGCGCGAAAGGAACTTGTGGAGCGCGGGGGACGAGCTGGGTGGAGAGTCTCCCACAGGGGGACTCCCTAATGGTGCGAAGTGGACTACGTTGGGCAGCGGTAGCCAGGGGGGAGTGTTCCGGCGGAAGGGGCGAGCCTCCCACGTTGGCGACGGCCCCACGGAGGGCAGCGCGCTGAAGGGTGAAACCTTAGCCAGCGCCCCGCAGGTCGGCCAGCAGACAGCCCAGCAGACAGCCCAGCAGACAGCCCAGCAGACAGCCCAGCAGATAGCCCAGCAGGTCGTTCCGCAGGCCGTTCCGCAAGCCGTTCCGCAAGCCGTTTCGCAAATCGCTCAGCAGGCCGAACGAACCTTCTACGTGTACCAGACGGAGGGGCAAATCCCTCCCTCCTGCGAAAGCAGCGAGCTTGTGGGAATTGCTCAGCAGGAGGGAAAGGGACCCGCTGTGGGCAGCAAAAGCGTTTGCTTTGTAGACGAGGGGAGGCACAGCGGTGGTGGTTATGCCAACTCGGTGCAAGCGGAAGGGGTGTATCTTCGCGACAGCTTCCAGGGCGGAATGGGTCCTTACCTTCTGCAGGAATCGCTCATCACGGATGGTAGCGGTAGTGTGGTTGGAGGTGGTAGTGTTATTGGAAGCGGCAGCATGGTTGGAAGCAGCAGCGTGCTTGGAGGAGGCATCCTGGTTGGGAGCGGCGCTGATGGGGTGGCCTACCACTTCGTCGACGCGGGGGAcgtgcgcggggggggttcTGCGAGCTGGGTGGGCTCCGTGGATTTGGGGGGCTACGGGGGCCAGCAGGGAGTCGCCAGCCAAGCGGTCCAGGCGAATTGGAGCGGTCACCCCCAGCATGGCCACCAACCCAGTTATGCCGCCCACCCCCAGCATGGCTGCCACCCCCACTACGCCAACTACGAGATGACGCAAACCCCCGCCGCCGCGTCGATCCGAATCAGCAGTGGAGGTCATCCCAAAGGAGTGCCGCCCCCCCAGAAGCAGTCCTACCGCGTGCCCCCCCCAGCAACCTTCGCGAAGAAAAGCTTCTTCTGCAACAGCTCCGTGCGAAATAAGCAgctccagggggggaagcagtgGAGGGGCAACAAGACGGAGATATTAATTTATCCTAACGGGGGTCGCGGTCATCTGGTAAGGAGCGGCCATCTGGAAAGGAGCGGCCACCTGGCAAGGAATGGCGGTTTGCCGAATGAACCCAGGAGGAACTCACCTGGCAGACGGGAGAGCCCCCTTCTCCTCTCCTCTCCGAACAAAGCGACGATTCGCCCCCCCAGCAGCAACGTTTTCATTCGAACCAAATCGCTGCAGCGTCGGTCAGGGAGCGGAAGGAAGAGCAAAGGGTCTGTGTCCCCCCTAAGTGGTTTTTCCTTAGGCAGGCAGAAGTCACTCCCAGTTAGGACCCCCTCAAGGAATGCCAGTTCCTCCACCCCCATCTGCACGCAAGAGATAACTTATAGCTGCCCATCACAGGGGGATTGCATAGCTGGGGTGGTAGGAGACCAAAGAGTTATAAAAGCCTTTGCGTCAACTCTCCCCCATGGAAGTCACCACAGCGGATTGGTCATAAGGCAGCAGAGCAACTCAGGTGGTTCCTGCAAAAGGGAGGCAGATGAAGATGTGAGGAGTTACATAAATAAGTGCTCCACAGAAGTGTCTAGCAAGGTGACGGACGTGGGGTCTCCCCTCGGTGGTCAGATGGATGCCTTGAATGGCAAAATTGGACGGCTGACCAGCCGGATTCGATCCATCACCGCGGAGAAGTGGAACTTGAGCGAGTTGGCCCGGCTCTACAAGGTAACGCGGTGGAGCGatgaagcggtaaagcggctTCTTCTGCACGCGGTGACCGCTTCTAACGCGGTGATCGCTTCTAACTAG
- a CDS encoding hypothetical protein (encoded by transcript PVX_111425A) → MACTQIDAIKQTKRFYNPRENINWTLIRFRHRVSQLRKKKLKYKNHSKVALRFRLTRFGWERLQSGRNASKKNLSIKKCNEKMKIKYVSRDDIKKFKFQMPSYVLRIRDSPVDYNPNIMRARKFLPSHFG, encoded by the coding sequence ATGGCCTGCACACAAATAGACGCAATCAAGCAGACGAAGCGATTTTACAATCCGAGGGAAAATATCAACTGGACTTTGATTCGATTCAGACACAGAGTATCccaattaagaaaaaaaaaattaaaatataaaaaccaCTCCAAAGTTGCGTTACGATTTCGCTTAACCAGATTTGGATGGGAGAGGTTACAGTCAGGTCGAAATgcgagtaaaaaaaatttgtccaTTAAAAAGtgcaatgaaaaaatgaaaataaaatacgtTTCACGGGATGACATCAAGAAGTTCAAGTTCCAAATGCCCAGCTATGTCCTGCGGATACGCGACTCCCCGGTTGATTATAACCCCAACATTATGCGCGCCCGCAAGTTCTTGCCTTCGCACTTCGGTTAG
- a CDS encoding hypothetical protein, conserved (encoded by transcript PVX_111405A), translating into MYRDEEAHTLQYIRDAAASKEKELNDYYAYCQKFKNEYKTNFNEALKQSEEMRKELSNLRSEYQDLKLLLEDQRKVELTGMFNFYQKKLLDIKAHCISQTFCDENLKNIVYEILRVIH; encoded by the exons ATGTACCGGGACGAGGAGGCGCACACGCTGCAGTACATCAGAGACGCGGCTGCGAGCAAAGAGAAGGAG CTAAACGACTACTACGCGTACTGCCAAAAGTTTAAAAACGAATACAAGACGAATTTTAACGAGGCCCTGAAGCAGTCGGAG GAAATGCGAAAAGAACTTTCGAACCTCCGAAGTGAGTACCAGGATCTTAAGTTACTCCTTG AGGACCAGAGGAAAGTGGAGCTCACCGGCATGTTcaatttttaccaaaaaaagcTGCTGGACATCAAAGCCCACTGCATCAGCCAGACGTTCTGCGacgaaaatttgaaaaacatCGTCTACGAAATTTTGAGGGTCATCCATTAG
- a CDS encoding cell division cycle protein 20 homolog, putative (encoded by transcript PVX_111390A), producing the protein MGDSSDRGSASDSQWSDSLTGDSLTGATLAAGYPSTWRSARIKKGEARETPLPPRTAPPSRTVHPSRLLHSLEGKFSTSRKNAEGRIFKYVWMDEDELKGESTEEGEEEGEYKYVYQTRFSRHGLFGSNVDEYSLCSGDVKQRRSGAKEAYKVLSAPNLVDDFYLNLVDWSRQNVIAVGLRDKLCVWNEGTSRGEEVFTLKRKKKKKKRKKKKNQNDKKKKKNITSLRWNLFGNHLAVGLSNGAVQIWDLEKEVKIRKYRNHKRRVGALDWHYNTLSTGSRDNKIVSLDIRCRESSYAQLSNHSSEVCGLLWNYKTKQLASGSNDNSVCIWEERKWAPLFQFTKHTAAVKAMSWSPHQHNLLATGGGSADKHIFFWDTSTGECLNELATSSQVSNLFWSKHSEELVSTHSYSLGQVVLWKYPRLQKVSTLSGHALRVLYGALSPDGESLVTGSPDETLRLWRVFPRGSGLGSGLGSGLQNCPRSCPQNCLDNRRSPNHPPHERPFSNCYEQVR; encoded by the exons atgggggacTCGTCGGACAGGGGCTCCGCTAGTGACTCCCAGTGGAGCGACTCCCTGACGGGGGACTCCCTCACCGGGGCGACCCTGGCTGCTGGCTACCCCTCCACGTGGAGATCGGCGCgcatcaaaaagggggaagcacggGAGACTCCCCTGCCACCTCGCACAGCACCCCCATCGCGCACAGTACACCCATCGCGGCTTCTTCACAGCTTGGAAGGCAAATTTTCCACGTCTAGGAAGAATGCCGAAGGGAGGATCTTCAAATACGTGTGGATGGACGAAGATGAGTTGAAGGGAGAATCAActgaggagggggaggaagaaggagagtaCAAATACGTTTACCAAACGAGGTTCAGCAGACACGGTTTGTTTGGATCAAACGTTGATGAGTATTCG CTGTGCAGCGGGGATGTGAAGCAGCGGAGAAGCGGCGCCAAGGAGGCGTACAAAGTACTGAGCGCGCCCAACTTGGTGGACGACTTCTACCTCAACTTAGTGGACTGGTCCAGACAAAACGTAATCGCCGTGGGGCTGCGCGACAAGTTGTGCGTGTGGAATGAAGGTACCTcgagaggagaagaagtattcacattaaaaaggaaaaaaaagaaaaaaaaaagaaaaaaaaaaaaaaaccaaaatgacaaaaaaaaaaaaaaaaacatcacaTCATTAAGGTGGAACCTGTTTGGCAACCACTTAGCTGTTGGATTATCAAACGGGGCCGTCCAAATTTGGGATCTCGAAAAAGAGGTGAAGATACGAAAGTATAGGAATCACAAGAGAAGAGTTGGAGCACTCGACTGGCACTACAACACGTTATCCACTGGAAGTAGGGACAATAAAATCGTCTCCTTAGACATCAGATGCAGGGAAAGCAGCTACGCTCAGTTGAGTAATCATTCTTCGGAAGTCTGTGGCCTTCTATGGAATTATAAAACGAAGCAACTGGCTTCCGGGTCGAATGACAACTCAGTGTGCATTTGGGAAGAGAGAAAATGGGCTCCTCTCTTTCAATTTACCAAACATACCGCTGCAGTGAAAGCCATGAGCTGGTCTCCTCATCAACACAACTTGCTTGCTACTGGGGGGGGCTCTGCTGATAAGCACATTTTCTTCTGGGACACCTCCACGGGGGAATGCCTTAATGAGCTGGCCACAAGTTCGCAGGTTTCTAACCTCTTCTGGTCCAAGCACAGTGAGGAGTTGGTGTCTACCCACAGCTACTCACTCGGCCAGGTTGTTCTGTGGAAGTACCCGCGGCTGCAAAAAGTGTCGACGCTCAGCGGGCACGCGCTGCGTGTGCTGTACGGCGCGCTCAGTCCGGACGGCGAATCCCTCGTCACGGGCTCGCCCGACGAGACGCTGCGCCTCTGGCGGGTCTTCCCCAGGGGGAGCGGTCTGGGGAGCGGTCTGGGGAGCGGCCTGCAAAACTGCCCGCGAAGCTGCCCGCAAAATTGTCTTGACAACCGCCGCTCACCAAATCACCCGCCGCACGAGCGCCCCTTCTCAAACTGctatgaacaagtcaggtgA
- a CDS encoding hypothetical protein, conserved (encoded by transcript PVX_111410A), with product MNARNNIFQILRQEDKIKRKSKQLKESQQKKENEKKDASSFSFDISKYSSWAEMVDEYDEFFYEVEKLNDQEKNGANDNKEKKKKKTKKKKKEDDYSDDSSEEDKQDADQPVQAHIVEKETKNNKAASTPNVTKKQNGSANGINNLAKQKQLERKKKCKKEREKNKLENILLEFANTYNNPNGEKEANEGEDLLNGGESVEVAVPGSGNGGATPTGADANGPAVEKQDEGDNEDKLKKKEKKKKKDKKKKEKKKQEELNDSLKREELGEAAPGDAVVSAAANGEAGTPPPKEKTPIAVNEKLKMLMNMTAKKKKKREKIDEIIAIVEREESIKKKQQDKIKQKEKQKLKMLQKSMQ from the exons ATGAACGCCAGGAACAACATCTTTCAGATCCTGCGACAGGAGGATAAGATAAAGAGGAAGTCGAAGCAGCTGAAGGAGAGCCagcagaagaaggagaatGAGAAGAAGGACGCCAGCAGCTTTTCCTTCGAT ATCAGCAAGTACTCCTCGTGGGCGGAAATGGTGGACGAGTACGACGAGTTCTTCTACGAGGTGGAGAAGCTGAATGACCAGGAGAAGAACGGGGCGAATGACaataaggaaaagaagaaaaagaaaacgaagaaaaaaaaaaaagaagacgaCTACAGTGATGATAGTAGTGAGGAAGACAAGCAGGACGCAGACCAACCTGTGCAGGCACACATCGTTGagaaggaaacaaaaaacaacaaaGCGGCTAGCACCCCTAATGTAacgaagaagcaaaatggaagtgCCAATGGGATTAACAACTTAGCAAAACAAAAGCAattggagagaaaaaaaaaatgcaaaaaggaaagagaaaaaaataagctaGAAAATATTCTCCTAGAATTTGCAAATACGTATAATAACCCCAAcggggaaaaggaagcaaacgAGGGGGAGGACCTCCTCAATGGGGGTGAGTCGGTGGAGGTTGCTGTGCCAGGGAGTGGCAATGGAGGGGCTACGCCCACCGGTGCAGATGCCAATGGCCCTGCGGTGGAGAAGCAGGACGAGGGGGACAACGAAGataagctgaagaagaaggagaagaagaagaaaaaggacaagaagaaaaaggaaaagaaaaagcaggAAGAGCTGAACGACTCGCTCAAGAGGGAGGAGCTGGGCGAGGCTGCCCCCGGAGATGCGGTGGTGAGCGCGGCCGCCAACGGGGAAGCGGGCACGCCCCCCCCCAAGGAGAAGACC CCCATCGCGGTGAAcgagaaattaaaaatgctcATGAACATGacggcgaagaagaaaaagaaaagagaaaaaatcgaCGAGATCATTGCCATCGTGGAGAGAGAGGAAAGcataaagaagaagcagcaggATAAGATaaagcagaaggagaagcagaagttGAAGATGCTCCAGAAGTCCATGCAGTGA
- a CDS encoding hypothetical protein (encoded by transcript PVX_111420A): MGKYNLIFKKNWFARSIFGTVGVIVVLDQLAKYQYNIPEIRDPNLTMWPWWLEKVAAKRLEMDQGDYATDKAGKNA, from the exons atgggaaaatacaATTTAATATTCAAAAAGAACTGGTTTGCAAGGAGCATTTTTGGGACCGTCGGCGTTATCGTTGTTCTGGATCAGCTAGCTAAata TCAGTACAACATCCCGGAGATTAGAGATCCCAACCTAACCATGTGGCCGTGGTGGCTTGAAAAAGTCGCCGCGAAGag GCTAGAGATGGACCAAGGTGACTACGCAACGGATAAGGCgggaaaaaacgcataa
- a CDS encoding hypothetical protein, conserved (encoded by transcript PVX_111395A): MEVVIKRPYIEVFERILKLFTSVSEHLHLRLTRSRLELIGSNSLTNELVIHVDKKLFSLGSVRCEEKSASGSLSSKDLYHCLFSYQIARLLRSGGGRGGSGGDAGGGAPGDDSVNRVNRDDRADRATTGAVSKLILKFNKGNDTLEVAVKFKKRKTHCSAVLKLRPFCNPLKSHVYRNESIIQVEPTLFLINLKDLANERNVFLKNTDDSLILSAIETSDFSLNKEKIKREHFFYNNKSISIPSSKTKYFFKNKKFEDHTLALPLTDLKLIVKFCSDLNLLCLFSTKNFKENVVISFGGVIPRILEKNRRSICSRREMRETRQIQQIPHLRQTHWGEATPRVGHTEGISNHSVYAKSPCPVRTPHAEGKEERAPQPCVFYLSDENDSSDEYDSDVDEIDQQALYPSPARGQADWGNADEQNYNDVITGRIHFTSYFNMSCNFNDYKLRGDDLVRGDDVVRECLAGPSPREGTGESLPVRRVDIQDSRVDIHDSGANLPDSRAETHDGGATPPPGLAQVDQRHLPMGERTPERREVSTGENAPGKMPTEHPEKTIHQTCNIKSEQERLNGSYKRGNPTEEDPHHESKSRKREPEERGAYPDLREEVGAFTKEATRRIEPPSEDLNYDEFIRGNKKQEDGFFQMELQMKQLERTLDMVDRMEQLNRGSEMGEKGGNPYVASPPNVVDQKMGKKKTDKAECPPSNVCEANKRGSNLRKTPKRGWLPSCEGDSAEANTRHPLDPPSEECNSLDSENFYSVGEEGDSPSTPSTQTKQDEECESYFDDVYAKYHWCDSLGRIKRRLCERGDQVRTGWYVAHQSCSQGRGAEKRLPPRASRSSHYRRLSKDTDGGAHSWRGEQQREGFREECMELRRKECVEGTYPYRLRQDERFRCRKDGAPRRRLPWMSQ; this comes from the coding sequence ATGGAAGTGGTAATCAAGAGGCCCTACATCGAAGTATTCGAACGGATACTGAAGCTCTTCACGTCGGTGAGCGAGCACCTGCACCTCCGACTCACGCGCAGCCGGCTGGAGCTGATCGGCTCCAACAGCTTGACAAACGAGTTGGTAATCCACGTGGACAAGAAGCTCTTCTCCCTGGGCAGTGTGCGCTGCGAGGAGAAGAGCGCCAGCGGCTCCCTCAGCTCGAAGGACCTATACCACTGCCTGTTTAGCTACCAAATAGCGCGCCTGCTGAGGAGTGGCGGTGGGAgaggtggaagcggtggcgATGCTGGCGGTGGAGCTCCCGGTGATGACAGCGTTAACCGCGTTAACCGCGATGACCGCGCTGACCGCGCCACCACCGGCGCGGTGTCCAAGCTGATTCTCAAATTCAACAAGGGGAACGACACCCTGGAGGTGGCCGTGAAGTTTAAGAAGCGCAAGACGCACTGCAGCGCGGTGCTCAAGCTGAGGCCCTTCTGCAACCCGCTAAAGAGCCACGTGTATAGGAATGAATCCATCATACAAGTAGAACCCACTCTCTTTCTAATAAACTTGAAGGACCTAGCCAACGAAAGAAACGTTTTTCTGAAAAACACAGATGACTCCCTCATCCTGAGTGCCATCGAAACTTCAGATTTCAGTCTcaacaaggaaaaaataaaaagggagcatttcttttataataataaaagcaTATCCATCCCGTCCAGCAAAACCAAGTACTTCttcaaaaacaaaaaatttgaggACCACACATTGGCGCTTCCCCTCACGGATTTGAAACTCATTGTGAAGTTCTGCTCCGACTTGAATTTGCTGTGCCTGTTTTCCACCAAAAATTTTAAGGAGAATGTGGTCATCTCCTTCGGGGGGGTCATTCCGCGCATTTTAGAGAAGAACAGGAGGAGCATTTGTTCGCGGCGGGAGATGCGGGAGACGCGGCAGATACAGCAGATACCGCATCTGCGGCAGACCcactggggggaagcaacacCCAGGGTAGGGCATACCGAGGGAATTTCCAACCACAGCGTGTATGCGAAGAGCCCCTGCCCAGTCAGAACTCCCCACGCAGAAGGGAAAGAGGAACGGGCACCCCAACCGTGCGTGTTCTACCTCTCCGATGAGAACGACTCAAGTGATGAGTACGACTCGGATGTGGATGAGATAGACCAGCAGGCCCTCTACCCTTCACCTGCACGTGGTCAGGCGGATTGGGGCAACGCTGATGAGCAGAACTACAACGATGTCATAACGGGGCGAATCCATTTCACTTCCTACTTCAACATGTCCTGCAATTTTAACGACTACAAGCTTAGGGGAGACGACTTGGTTAGGGGAGACGACGTGGTTAGGGAGTGCCTCGCCGGGCCGTCTCCACGCGAGGGGACGGGGGAAAGCCTCCCAGTTAGGAGGGTGGACATACAAGACAGCAGGGTGGACATCCATGATAGCGGGGCAAACCTCCCAGACAGCAGGGCAGAAACCCATGATGGCGGGGCGACCCCCCCGCCTGGCCTCGCGCAAGTGGACCAGCGGCACCTCCCCATGGGAGAGCGCACACCTGAGCGGCGCGAAGTGAGCACCGGCGAAAACGCCCCAGGGAAGATGCCAACAGAGCACCCAGAAAAAACAATCCACCAAACGTGCAACATAAAATCGGAGCAGGAacgcctgaacgggtcataCAAAAGGGGCAACCCCACTGAGGAGGACCCCCATCATGAAAGCAAAAGTAGAAAAAGGGAACCAGAGGAGAGAGGAGCCTATCCAGATCTAAGAGAAGAGGTAGGAGCATTCACGAAGGAAGCCACTCGGAGGATTGAACCCCCCAGTGAGGATCTAAATTATGATGAGTTCataaggggaaacaaaaagcAAGAGGACGGCTTCTTCCAAATGGAGTTACAAATGAAGCAACTGGAAAGGACTCTCGACATGGTAGACAGAATGGAACAGCTAAACCGAGGGAGTGAGATGGGGGAGAAGGGTGGCAATCCCTAcgtcgcttctccccccaacGTGGTGGatcaaaaaatgggaaaaaaaaaaacagacaaaGCAGAGTGCCCCCCCTCGAATGTATGCGAAGCgaataaaaggggaagtaaCTTGAGGAAGACACCGAAGAGGGGGTGGCTGCCATCCTGTGAGGGTGACTCTGCGGAAGCAAACACCCGCCATCCTTTGGACCCCCCTTCGGAAGAATGCAACTCCTTGGACAGCGAAAATTTTTACTCTGTCGGTGAGGAAGGGGACTCACCATCCACCCCATCAACGCAGACGAAGCAGGATGAGGAATGCGAGAGCTACTTCGATGACGTGTATGCTAAGTACCATTGGTGTGACAGCTTGGGCCGCATTAAGAGGAGGCTCTGCGAGAGGGGCGACCAGGTGAGGACCGGGTGGTACGTCGCACATCAAAGTTGCAgccaggggaggggggcagaGAAGCGCCTTCCCCCGCGTGCCTCCAGGAGTTCCCACTATAGGCGCTTAAGCAAGGACACAGATGGGGGGGCCCACTCGtggaggggggagcagcaaagGGAGGGCTTTAGGGAGGAGTGCATGGAGCTGCGTAGAAAGGAGTGCGTCGAGGGGACCTACCCGTACAGGCTAAGGCAGGACGAGCGATTTCGCTGCCGCAAGGATGGGGCGCCCCGGCGGCGCCTCCCCTGGATGTCGCAGTGA